One Schistocerca cancellata isolate TAMUIC-IGC-003103 chromosome 1, iqSchCanc2.1, whole genome shotgun sequence genomic region harbors:
- the LOC126155966 gene encoding uncharacterized protein LOC126155966: MKNIHLDAANKGNIMDVDIADASAPSPEARRRQFNQCGDGERLSVQQEAQRSSRKLKNGAGMRQHVREVTPYDWSCQRRLRKTPEEASMSQREGRHKAKDLHPVVPPSRPATNGFSGRASIWAPGGFNPLLDLSHLLNSPEWQQDGA; the protein is encoded by the exons ATGAAGAATATCCACTTAGACGCAGCGAACAAAGGCAACATCAT GGACGTGGACATCGCTGATGCGTCCGCACCGTCACCGGAGGCGCGCAGGCGCCAGTTCAATCAGTGCGGCGACGGGGAGCGGTTGTCAGTGCAGCAGGAAGCCCAGAGGAGCAGCAGGAAGCTGAAGAACGGGGCAGGCATGCGGCAGCACGTGCGGGAGGTGACGCCGTACGACTGGAGCTGCCAGCGTCGCTTGCGGAAGACGCCCGAGGAGGCCAGCATGTCGCAGAGGGAGGGGCGCCATAAGGCGAAGGACCTGCATCCGGTGGTGCCGCCGAGCCGCCCCGCCACCAACGGCTTCAGTGGACGCGCGAGCATCTGGGCCCCGGGAGGCTTCAACCCGCTTCTCGACCTGAGCCACCTGCTCAACAGCCCCGAGTGGCAACAGGACGGGGCGTAG